A single region of the Zonotrichia leucophrys gambelii isolate GWCS_2022_RI chromosome 9, RI_Zleu_2.0, whole genome shotgun sequence genome encodes:
- the PLEKHB2 gene encoding pleckstrin homology domain-containing family B member 2, translating to MAFVKSGWLLRQSTILRRWKKNWFDLWSDGRLIFYDDQSRRDLEDKIHMRIHCINLRVGNECRDFQPPEGKHRDCLLQIVCRDGKTVNLCAESADDCLAWKIALQDARTNTGYVGSDVMYDETAISSAPPPYTAYATPSPEVYGYGYDHYNGVYPPGPQIFYASNGQAYAVPYQYPYQGPYGQPPANHVIIRERYRDSDGDLALGMLAGAATGMALGSLFWVF from the exons ATGGCATTTGTGAAGAGCGGATGGCTGCTCCGGCAAA GTACTATTTTACGGCGTTGGAAGAAGAACTGGTTTGATCTGTGGTCTGATGGCCGCTTGATATTCTATGATGATCAAAGTCGCCGTGATCTGGAAGATAAAATCCACATGAGAATCCACTGCATCAACCTCAGAGTGGGGAATGAATGTCGAG ATTTCCAGCCTCCAGAGGGGAAGCACAGAGACTGCTTACTGCAGATTGTTTGCCGTGATGGGAAGACAGTCAACCTCTGTGCAGAGAGTGCAGATGACTGCCT ggcatGGAAAATTGCTCTCCAGGATGCCAGAACAAACACA GGCTACGTGGGATCTGATGTGATGTACGATGAGACAGCCATTtcctcagcccctcctccctACACAGCTTATGCCACACCATCACCTGAG GTTTATGGCTATGGCTATGATCACTACAATGGTGTGTACCCCCCGGGCCCTCAGATCTTCTATGCCTCCAATGGACAAGCTTATGCTGTGCCCTATCAGTATCCATACCAAG GGCCTTATGGGCAGCCCCCTGCAAACCACGTCATCATCCGAGAGCGTTACCGTGACAGTGATGGAGACCTGGCCCTGGGCatgctggctggagcagcaacTGGAATGGCTCTGGGATCACTCTTCTGGGTCTTCTAG